In Massilia forsythiae, one DNA window encodes the following:
- a CDS encoding DUF535 family protein: protein MIFAHLARHAVAMRRQVGLASWLLCMARSLRVLAHYRDHQALCRLGVHREHVVPACGGDPFHHLSHRDYLIKGLSPRLRVQAALGHYRFEESTFDGAYRRAVYGACRLPLWRHDADGSSFLIQLEMASRGNAEGDLTIALVADGKCLHRLSFSWLEGRMLGLETPVVPFIARNQGRWTDSGAAFDAFERVFPNNSPSFFCFAAMQGMAQALDMEQVVAIRSSAHIAYDPDPQKHFANAYDGFWKILGGIEMKGGEGWLIGLPFYVKPLSEMPSKHRKRAAQRREHWRAIGESARTVLQRHLLHARVRAGQAAPALEPA, encoded by the coding sequence ATGATTTTCGCCCATCTCGCCAGGCACGCCGTGGCCATGCGCCGCCAGGTCGGCCTTGCGTCCTGGCTGCTGTGCATGGCGCGCAGCCTGCGGGTCCTGGCCCATTACCGCGACCACCAGGCGCTGTGCCGGCTCGGCGTCCACCGCGAGCACGTGGTACCGGCATGCGGCGGCGACCCGTTCCACCATCTCAGCCACCGCGACTACCTGATCAAGGGCCTGTCGCCGCGCCTGCGCGTGCAGGCGGCGCTGGGCCATTACCGCTTCGAGGAAAGCACCTTCGACGGCGCCTACCGGCGGGCCGTGTACGGCGCGTGCCGGCTGCCGCTGTGGCGCCACGACGCCGATGGCAGCAGCTTCCTGATCCAGCTGGAAATGGCGTCGCGCGGCAACGCCGAGGGCGACCTCACCATCGCCCTGGTCGCCGACGGCAAGTGCCTGCACCGCCTGTCCTTCAGCTGGCTGGAAGGCCGCATGCTGGGACTGGAGACGCCGGTGGTGCCCTTCATCGCCCGCAACCAGGGCCGCTGGACCGATTCCGGCGCCGCCTTCGACGCCTTCGAACGGGTATTTCCCAACAACTCGCCCAGCTTCTTCTGCTTCGCCGCGATGCAGGGCATGGCTCAGGCGCTGGACATGGAACAGGTGGTGGCGATCCGCAGCAGCGCCCACATCGCCTACGATCCCGATCCGCAAAAACATTTTGCCAATGCCTACGACGGCTTCTGGAAGATCCTCGGCGGCATCGAGATGAAAGGCGGCGAAGGGTGGCTGATCGGCCTGCCCTTCTATGTCAAGCCCTTGTCCGAGATGCCGTCCAAGCACCGCAAGCGCGCCGCCCAACGGCGCGAGCACTGGCGCGCGATCGGCGAGTCGGCGCGCACGGTGCTGCAGCGCCACCTGCTGCATGCGCGCGTACGGGCCGGGCAAGCCGCGCCGGCCTTGGAACCGGCCTGA
- a CDS encoding glutathione S-transferase yields MEYELFYWPTIQGRGEFVRLALEEAGAHYVDVARTPGGMARMTALMDGADHPSFAPPFLKAGDLLVGQTANILLYLGRRHGLAPADEQGQLWVHQIQLTIADLVAEAHDTHHPIASGLYYEDQRPEAKRRAADFIETRIPKFFDWFEGLLGRPAPKDYLTGDRVSYADLSLFQLVEGLRYAFPNALARIDGAYPLVTALRDRVAARPRIAAYLASTRRLPFNEEGIFRRYPELDEQAGHAVGKGG; encoded by the coding sequence ATGGAGTACGAACTTTTTTACTGGCCCACGATCCAGGGCCGCGGCGAATTCGTGCGCCTGGCGCTGGAAGAAGCCGGGGCGCACTACGTGGACGTGGCGCGCACGCCTGGCGGCATGGCGCGCATGACGGCGCTGATGGACGGCGCCGATCATCCGTCGTTCGCGCCGCCGTTCCTGAAGGCCGGCGACCTGCTGGTCGGGCAGACCGCCAACATCCTGCTGTACCTGGGCCGCCGGCACGGGCTGGCGCCGGCCGACGAGCAGGGGCAACTGTGGGTGCACCAGATCCAGCTCACCATCGCCGACCTGGTGGCGGAAGCGCACGATACCCACCACCCGATCGCCAGCGGGTTGTACTACGAAGACCAGCGGCCGGAAGCCAAGCGGCGCGCGGCGGATTTCATCGAGACGCGCATTCCCAAGTTCTTCGACTGGTTCGAAGGCTTGCTCGGACGCCCGGCACCGAAGGACTACCTCACCGGCGACCGGGTGAGCTACGCCGACCTGTCGCTGTTCCAGCTGGTCGAAGGCTTGCGCTACGCCTTCCCCAATGCGCTGGCACGCATCGACGGCGCTTATCCGCTGGTGACGGCGCTGCGCGACCGCGTCGCCGCGCGCCCGCGCATCGCGGCCTACCTGGCCTCGACACGGCGCCTGCCCTTCAACGAGGAAGGCATCTTCCGCCGCTACCCGGAGCTGGACGAGCAGGCCGGCCACGCCGTCGGCAAAGGCGGCTGA
- a CDS encoding amidase, with protein sequence MKRRRQFLITAPLGMLAAAGAAHARRLLPQEGTPPPGVATPGVATPGAPPTFGATEGFGPAVSPATFAAAERLMQVTHTPAQRAMMAASWRVSLSSTMERRSGPRKVALAPDVAPATVWRPASIPPAAQDRQAAARPRERFVRSRAPGRPLPARDEDIAHAPVTQLARWIETRVLGAERLARIYIERIKRLDGALRSVITLTEAHALQRARQADREIAAGRYRGPLHGIPYGVKDLLDTAGIRTTWGAEFYRDRVPAADAAVVARLDAAGAVLVAKLSLGALALNDIWFGGQTMNPWLPQEGASGSSAGPGAATAAALVAFSIGSETGGSIVSPAMRCGVTGLRPTYGRVPRTGAMTLCWSLDKLGPMTRTVEDAMLVLQAISGPDAGDAASVAAPLGFDAGAGVAGLKVGYFAGWMGEAPATEVDRAALATLQKLGLQPVPVTLPDWPYQSLNTVLFAEAAAAFEDITLDGRVDQLREQVPDAWPNLFREARFLSAVDFVQADRLRRKVALEMARIFRSVDLLLVPSLRDEMLTISNHTGHPSLTLRTGSVEVAQARSDWAPDPARPLPTFAPPRRVPHGVTLIGRLFDEGTLGAVGMALERAAGVAAERPPGF encoded by the coding sequence ATGAAACGACGCCGCCAGTTCCTGATCACCGCGCCGCTCGGCATGCTTGCCGCCGCCGGCGCCGCCCATGCCCGCCGCCTCCTGCCGCAAGAGGGCACACCCCCGCCCGGCGTGGCGACGCCCGGCGTAGCGACGCCCGGCGCCCCGCCCACCTTCGGCGCCACCGAGGGCTTCGGCCCGGCCGTATCGCCGGCCACCTTCGCCGCAGCCGAACGGCTGATGCAGGTGACCCACACCCCGGCGCAGCGCGCGATGATGGCCGCTTCCTGGCGCGTGTCGCTGTCCTCGACCATGGAGCGGCGCAGCGGCCCGCGCAAGGTGGCGCTGGCGCCGGACGTGGCGCCGGCCACGGTGTGGCGCCCGGCCTCGATCCCGCCGGCGGCGCAAGACCGGCAAGCGGCCGCGCGCCCGCGCGAGCGCTTCGTGCGCAGCCGCGCGCCCGGCCGGCCGCTGCCGGCGCGCGACGAGGACATCGCCCACGCGCCGGTGACGCAGCTGGCGCGCTGGATCGAGACGCGCGTCCTCGGCGCCGAGCGCCTGGCGCGCATCTATATCGAGCGCATCAAGCGTTTGGACGGCGCGCTGCGCAGCGTGATCACGCTGACCGAAGCGCATGCGCTGCAACGCGCGCGCCAGGCCGACCGCGAGATCGCCGCCGGCCGGTACCGCGGCCCGCTGCACGGCATCCCGTACGGCGTGAAGGACCTGCTCGACACCGCCGGCATCCGCACCACCTGGGGCGCGGAGTTCTACCGCGACCGGGTGCCGGCGGCGGATGCTGCGGTGGTGGCCAGGCTGGATGCCGCCGGCGCGGTGCTGGTCGCCAAGCTGAGCCTGGGCGCGCTGGCGCTGAACGACATCTGGTTCGGCGGCCAGACCATGAATCCGTGGCTGCCGCAGGAAGGCGCCTCGGGTTCCAGCGCCGGCCCGGGCGCGGCCACGGCGGCGGCGCTGGTGGCGTTCTCGATCGGCAGCGAGACCGGCGGCAGCATCGTCAGCCCGGCCATGCGCTGCGGCGTGACCGGCCTGCGCCCGACCTATGGCCGGGTGCCGCGCACCGGCGCCATGACGCTGTGCTGGTCGCTCGACAAGCTGGGGCCGATGACGCGCACGGTGGAAGATGCGATGCTGGTGCTGCAGGCGATCTCCGGGCCGGACGCGGGCGACGCCGCCAGCGTGGCGGCGCCGCTCGGGTTCGACGCCGGCGCCGGGGTGGCGGGATTGAAGGTCGGCTACTTCGCCGGCTGGATGGGCGAGGCGCCGGCCACCGAGGTCGACCGCGCGGCGCTGGCCACATTGCAGAAGCTGGGCTTGCAGCCGGTGCCGGTGACGCTGCCGGACTGGCCCTACCAGTCGCTGAACACGGTGCTGTTCGCCGAGGCTGCCGCCGCCTTCGAGGACATCACGCTGGACGGCCGCGTCGACCAGCTCAGGGAACAGGTGCCGGACGCCTGGCCCAACCTGTTCCGCGAGGCGCGCTTCCTGTCGGCGGTGGACTTCGTGCAGGCCGACCGCCTGCGGCGCAAGGTGGCGCTGGAGATGGCGCGCATCTTCCGCTCGGTCGACCTGCTGCTGGTGCCGTCGCTGCGCGACGAGATGCTGACCATTTCGAACCACACCGGCCATCCGTCGCTGACGCTGCGCACCGGTTCGGTCGAGGTGGCGCAGGCGCGCAGCGACTGGGCGCCCGATCCGGCGCGGCCGCTGCCGACGTTCGCGCCGCCGCGCCGCGTGCCGCACGGCGTGACCCTGATCGGGCGCCTGTTCGACGAAGGCACGCTGGGCGCGGTCGGCATGGCGCTGGAACGCGCGGCCGGGGTGGCGGCGGAGCGTCCTCCCGGCTTTTGA
- a CDS encoding FAD-dependent monooxygenase yields MVRHVLITGASIAGNALAWWLGRNGFDVTVVERAPAFRDGGQNVDVRGAARTVLERMGLLQAVQDNGTGESGVRFVDQDGATVAEFPLEELGGDAFTAELEILRGDLARLLYDGARAHARYRFGDAIDGVETTDAGARVRFDSGAQADYDLVLVAEGVGSSTRERVFPGENAPRWLDVTMGYFTIPKGAGDGDMARWYTAPGGRSVFLRPDRKGSTRAVLTLQGPAQGNEGLEPARQKAFLREHFTGAGWETARVLEGMERADDFYFDVLRQVKMERWSNGRVALAGDAAWCTTPLGGVGASLSLIGAYVLAGELCGRDGGGDADIGAALAAYERIMRPFAEKGQDVPKFGPRLAQPHSRLGVHLQSALLHLASLPGLRTLVAKAVAGRADEVDLPAYPALRSAPA; encoded by the coding sequence ATGGTCCGACATGTTCTCATCACCGGCGCCAGCATCGCCGGCAATGCCCTGGCCTGGTGGCTGGGCCGCAACGGCTTCGACGTGACGGTGGTGGAGCGCGCCCCGGCGTTCCGCGACGGCGGCCAGAACGTCGACGTGCGCGGCGCGGCGCGCACCGTGCTGGAGCGCATGGGCCTGCTGCAGGCGGTACAGGATAACGGCACCGGCGAAAGCGGCGTGCGCTTCGTCGACCAGGACGGCGCCACGGTGGCGGAATTCCCGCTCGAGGAACTCGGCGGCGACGCCTTCACGGCGGAACTGGAAATCCTGCGCGGCGACCTGGCGCGCCTGCTGTACGACGGCGCCCGCGCCCACGCGCGCTACCGTTTCGGCGATGCGATCGACGGCGTCGAGACCACCGATGCCGGCGCGCGCGTGCGCTTCGACAGCGGCGCGCAGGCAGACTACGACCTGGTGCTGGTGGCCGAAGGCGTCGGCTCCAGCACGCGCGAACGCGTGTTCCCCGGCGAGAACGCGCCGCGCTGGCTGGACGTCACCATGGGTTACTTCACGATCCCGAAAGGCGCCGGCGACGGCGACATGGCGCGCTGGTACACCGCGCCGGGCGGGCGCAGCGTGTTCCTGCGTCCGGACCGCAAGGGCAGCACGCGCGCCGTGCTGACCCTGCAGGGACCGGCGCAGGGCAACGAAGGGCTGGAACCGGCGCGGCAGAAGGCCTTTTTACGCGAGCATTTTACTGGCGCCGGCTGGGAAACCGCGCGCGTGCTCGAGGGCATGGAACGGGCCGACGACTTCTATTTCGACGTGCTCCGGCAGGTCAAGATGGAGCGCTGGTCGAACGGGCGCGTCGCCCTGGCCGGCGACGCCGCCTGGTGCACCACGCCGCTGGGCGGCGTGGGCGCAAGCCTGTCGCTCATCGGCGCCTACGTGCTGGCCGGCGAACTGTGCGGCCGCGACGGCGGCGGCGATGCCGATATCGGGGCGGCGCTGGCCGCCTACGAGCGCATCATGCGCCCGTTTGCCGAAAAGGGGCAGGACGTGCCCAAGTTCGGACCGCGCCTGGCGCAGCCGCACAGCCGGCTGGGCGTGCACCTGCAGTCGGCGCTGCTGCACCTGGCCAGCCTGCCCGGCCTGCGCACCCTGGTCGCCAAAGCGGTGGCCGGCCGGGCCGACGAGGTCGACCTGCCCGCCTACCCTGCCCTGCGCAGCGCGCCCGCCTGA
- a CDS encoding DUF6622 family protein yields MLIQILTHTPLYVWAILAFLLQRGLAALREREIATRKLFILPLAMLALSLQDIAAKFGLDGIALAAWACGAAATAAAVWKGSAGRIGAGALPGTVRVRGSRLPLAMMMAVFFTKYLTSVACAVLPQLRHDVAFTAAVCVLLGACSGWFLGRMARDAQSCLALQAGCAAAATPVL; encoded by the coding sequence ATGCTGATCCAGATCCTGACCCACACGCCCCTCTACGTCTGGGCGATCCTCGCCTTTTTGCTCCAGCGCGGGCTGGCCGCCCTGCGCGAGCGCGAGATCGCGACCCGCAAGCTGTTCATCCTGCCGCTGGCGATGCTGGCGCTGTCGCTGCAGGACATCGCGGCGAAATTCGGCCTGGACGGGATCGCGCTGGCCGCCTGGGCCTGCGGCGCGGCGGCCACCGCTGCGGCGGTGTGGAAAGGCAGCGCCGGGCGCATCGGCGCCGGCGCCCTGCCCGGCACCGTGCGCGTGCGCGGCAGCCGCCTGCCGCTGGCGATGATGATGGCGGTGTTCTTCACCAAGTACCTGACCTCGGTGGCCTGCGCCGTGCTGCCGCAACTGCGCCACGACGTCGCGTTCACTGCGGCGGTGTGCGTGTTGCTCGGCGCCTGCAGCGGCTGGTTCCTGGGCCGCATGGCGCGCGATGCGCAATCCTGCCTGGCGCTGCAGGCGGGCTGCGCCGCCGCCGCGACGCCGGTGCTATAG
- a CDS encoding PhzF family phenazine biosynthesis protein, with protein sequence MLRIAAFSDGARGGNPAGVWIGAALPPAADMQRLAHDIGYSETAFAAPLPGAQGVDGGWRVRYFSPECEVPFCGHATIALGAALAAAHGDGVYALTLNAAAITVEGRRADDGLVTAALQSPPTWSRPADAALVQQALALFGYAPDDLDARIPPGLAHAGADHLVLALARRDTLAAMRYELAAGRALMLAHGLTTIVLAWAEDERTFHTRNPFAVGGVLEDPATGAGTAALAGYLRDIGWPHGGAIDVIQGEDMGMRSLLHADIGAVQGTSIRVGGSARSLS encoded by the coding sequence ATCCTGCGCATCGCCGCCTTTTCCGACGGCGCGCGCGGCGGCAATCCGGCCGGCGTCTGGATCGGCGCCGCCTTGCCGCCGGCAGCCGACATGCAGCGCCTGGCGCACGACATCGGTTACTCGGAAACCGCGTTCGCGGCGCCGCTGCCGGGCGCGCAAGGGGTGGACGGCGGCTGGCGCGTGCGCTACTTTTCGCCGGAGTGCGAAGTGCCGTTCTGCGGCCACGCCACCATCGCGCTGGGCGCCGCGCTGGCGGCGGCGCACGGCGACGGCGTGTATGCGCTGACGCTGAACGCGGCGGCGATCACGGTCGAAGGGCGGCGCGCGGACGATGGCCTGGTGACGGCGGCGCTGCAGTCGCCGCCCACCTGGAGCCGGCCGGCCGACGCGGCGCTGGTGCAACAGGCGCTGGCGCTGTTCGGCTACGCGCCCGACGACCTCGATGCGCGCATCCCGCCCGGCCTGGCGCATGCGGGCGCCGACCACCTGGTGCTGGCGCTGGCGCGCCGCGACACGCTGGCCGCCATGCGCTACGAACTGGCGGCGGGACGGGCGCTGATGCTGGCGCACGGCCTCACCACCATCGTGCTGGCCTGGGCCGAGGACGAACGCACCTTCCACACCCGCAATCCGTTCGCCGTGGGCGGCGTGCTGGAAGACCCGGCCACCGGCGCCGGCACCGCCGCATTGGCCGGCTACCTGCGCGACATCGGCTGGCCGCACGGCGGCGCCATCGATGTGATCCAGGGCGAGGACATGGGCATGCGCTCGCTGCTGCATGCCGATATCGGCGCCGTCCAGGGTACGTCGATCCGGGTCGGCGGCAGCGCTCGTTCATTATCTTAA
- a CDS encoding putative bifunctional diguanylate cyclase/phosphodiesterase produces MLHNPTGNRKLPAFVQSAVDLVFRSFAYYLIPLAIGVVSLIALSCWDNQYMARPSDPLAVRVFQEPATPATPMTPALAAARLREGATVDWFDTHLSEAPVWFSFATRAPQADAGAAQGDSLIEFPSRHALDIACWDAASLQPLGSASRSRADGAIAIAKAGFALTPNAWPARVLCRGRFAGPARLSVVQWQKSQFELSLQDYHRKSGLLDGGMIVLALFVLLTAAINRQPLYVLFAGWLILNLRIGGLSTGWDIQWLGMVVPPQWLLKGRPLTIALYGISTLTLYQALFREELARTRFLVPMRITQWCCVPLLAGAVVLPYGVFLPLLWAIMIFGFSLMTVGLVAIIVRSRTRVAAWFAASFAMTYVASLAEVISAAFGMHQVLGVINSVTAALASSLLAALAVAEQMRMETEKRLEAQQKLEHAYEAMPVGLFTLDMQGRFLSANPAMLKMLRIEQILPQRTAWKQFFAGSAWQELVERVHSQSDAELEVASRDDTQRFMVSATLARGRIEAVLQDVTERHKATQQLRFLADNDPLTKVFNRRGIEKMFEDTTRPQADRRPLSLAYIDLDRFKLINDLFGHAAGDEVLRQVCERIGSMLGGGQRVGRVGGDEFVIVMPDTAIPMATLVCRGIVDRIGGTPYRVGDKAFHVRGSIGLIEVAPGMAMKDAVSTADRACREAKDGHNDGLVVYESGSKAFQERENELDMVARLSGPDATEGMFLEMQPIMSLHSPYESLNFEVLLRMRDADGRTLPAGPLIGAAEKSGRAGVIDRWVLSTTLGWIEEHGATLANTRFVCMNLSGASLNDERFVQDALDILARHAHVAGRLCMEITESVALHDLDNTRRFIDQVRAFGVKVALDDFGAGYTSFSYLKELPADVLKIDGNFIVNINAHPANVAIVEAIVNLAANLGMKTIAEWAEDAATIRTLAEIGVDYVQGYAIARSQPPEKLLAASSAASFIKADDVLQLVRTLGTAGGAPMFPDGGQPWGLH; encoded by the coding sequence ATGCTTCATAACCCGACCGGCAACCGGAAACTGCCCGCGTTCGTGCAGTCGGCCGTCGACCTGGTGTTCCGGTCCTTTGCCTATTACCTGATTCCGCTGGCGATCGGCGTGGTGTCGTTGATCGCCCTGTCTTGCTGGGACAACCAGTACATGGCGCGCCCCAGCGACCCGCTGGCGGTGCGCGTGTTCCAGGAGCCGGCCACGCCGGCCACGCCCATGACCCCGGCGCTGGCGGCGGCCCGGCTGCGCGAGGGTGCGACCGTCGACTGGTTCGATACCCACCTGTCCGAGGCGCCGGTGTGGTTCAGCTTCGCCACGCGCGCGCCGCAAGCGGACGCCGGCGCCGCCCAGGGGGACAGCCTGATCGAATTTCCCTCGCGCCATGCGCTGGATATCGCCTGCTGGGACGCGGCCTCGCTGCAGCCGCTCGGATCCGCCAGCCGCTCGCGTGCCGACGGCGCCATCGCCATCGCCAAGGCCGGATTTGCCCTGACCCCGAATGCCTGGCCGGCGCGCGTGCTGTGCCGCGGCCGCTTTGCCGGTCCGGCGCGCCTGAGCGTGGTGCAGTGGCAGAAGAGCCAGTTCGAACTGTCGCTGCAGGATTACCATCGCAAGTCCGGCCTGCTCGACGGCGGCATGATCGTGCTGGCGCTGTTCGTGCTGCTCACCGCGGCCATCAACCGCCAGCCGCTGTACGTGCTGTTCGCCGGCTGGCTGATCCTGAACCTGCGCATCGGCGGCCTGTCGACCGGCTGGGACATCCAGTGGCTGGGCATGGTGGTGCCGCCGCAGTGGCTGCTCAAGGGGCGTCCGCTGACCATCGCCCTGTACGGTATCTCGACGCTGACGCTGTACCAGGCGCTGTTCCGCGAAGAGCTGGCCAGGACCCGCTTCCTGGTGCCGATGCGCATCACCCAGTGGTGCTGCGTGCCGCTGCTGGCCGGCGCCGTGGTGCTGCCCTACGGCGTGTTCCTGCCGCTGCTGTGGGCCATCATGATCTTCGGCTTTTCGCTGATGACGGTCGGCCTGGTCGCCATCATCGTGCGCTCGCGCACGCGGGTGGCGGCTTGGTTCGCGGCCTCGTTCGCCATGACCTACGTGGCCTCGCTGGCCGAGGTGATCTCGGCGGCGTTCGGCATGCACCAGGTGCTCGGCGTGATCAACAGCGTCACCGCCGCGCTGGCGTCGAGCCTGCTGGCGGCGCTGGCGGTGGCCGAGCAGATGCGCATGGAAACCGAGAAGCGCCTCGAAGCCCAGCAAAAGCTGGAGCACGCCTACGAGGCGATGCCGGTCGGCCTCTTCACGCTGGACATGCAGGGCCGCTTCCTCAGCGCCAACCCGGCCATGCTCAAGATGCTGCGCATCGAGCAGATCCTGCCGCAACGCACCGCTTGGAAGCAGTTCTTCGCCGGGAGCGCCTGGCAGGAACTGGTGGAACGCGTGCATTCCCAGAGCGACGCCGAACTGGAAGTCGCCAGCCGCGACGACACCCAGCGCTTCATGGTCAGCGCCACGCTGGCGCGCGGCCGCATCGAGGCGGTGCTGCAGGACGTCACGGAAAGGCACAAGGCCACGCAGCAGCTGCGCTTCCTGGCCGACAACGATCCGCTGACCAAGGTGTTCAACCGGCGCGGCATCGAAAAGATGTTCGAGGACACCACGCGCCCGCAAGCCGACCGGCGGCCGCTGTCGCTGGCCTACATCGACCTCGACCGCTTCAAGCTGATCAACGACCTGTTCGGCCACGCCGCCGGCGACGAAGTGCTCAGGCAGGTGTGCGAGCGCATCGGGTCGATGCTGGGCGGCGGCCAGCGCGTCGGCCGCGTCGGCGGCGACGAATTCGTCATCGTCATGCCGGACACCGCGATCCCGATGGCGACGCTGGTCTGCCGCGGCATCGTCGACCGCATCGGCGGCACCCCGTACCGGGTCGGCGACAAGGCCTTCCACGTGCGCGGCTCGATCGGCCTGATCGAAGTGGCGCCGGGCATGGCGATGAAGGACGCCGTGTCGACCGCCGACCGCGCCTGCCGCGAAGCCAAGGACGGCCACAACGACGGGCTGGTGGTCTACGAGAGCGGATCGAAGGCGTTCCAGGAGCGCGAGAACGAACTGGACATGGTGGCGCGCCTGTCCGGCCCCGACGCCACCGAGGGCATGTTCCTGGAGATGCAGCCGATCATGTCGCTGCATTCACCCTACGAATCGCTGAATTTCGAGGTGCTGCTGCGCATGCGCGACGCCGACGGCCGCACGCTGCCGGCCGGCCCGCTGATCGGCGCGGCCGAGAAGAGCGGGCGCGCCGGCGTGATCGACCGCTGGGTGCTGTCCACCACGCTCGGCTGGATCGAGGAGCACGGCGCCACGCTGGCGAATACCCGCTTCGTGTGCATGAACCTGTCCGGCGCCTCGCTCAACGACGAGCGCTTCGTGCAGGACGCGCTCGACATCCTGGCGCGCCATGCGCACGTGGCCGGGCGCCTGTGCATGGAGATCACCGAGAGCGTGGCGCTGCACGACCTGGACAACACGCGCCGCTTCATCGACCAGGTGCGCGCCTTTGGCGTCAAGGTGGCGCTGGACGACTTCGGTGCCGGCTACACCTCGTTCTCGTACCTGAAGGAATTGCCGGCGGACGTGCTGAAAATCGACGGCAACTTCATCGTCAACATCAATGCCCACCCGGCCAACGTCGCCATCGTCGAGGCGATCGTCAACCTGGCCGCCAACCTGGGTATGAAGACCATCGCCGAATGGGCCGAGGACGCGGCCACCATCCGCACGCTAGCCGAGATCGGCGTCGACTACGTGCAGGGCTATGCGATCGCGCGTTCGCAGCCGCCGGAAAAACTGCTGGCGGCGAGCTCGGCGGCCAGCTTCATCAAGGCGGACGACGTGCTGCAGCTGGTGCGCACGCTGGGCACCGCGGGGGGCGCGCCGATGTTCCCGGACGGGGGACAGCCCTGGGGCCTGCATTGA
- a CDS encoding DUF4124 domain-containing protein, with protein MKRPTSLLAMIAAVVFTGPAAVAGTDIVKCVAADGHVTLTDQPCPAGDAAVTLSRDTQASAGAQTQEQQTAQQTGQPGAPPDTARAQPPAQRYVLPAAELRHAAWQRPAAAQPAPLAGDIATLKAARRTLMLQESTRTSLAGLN; from the coding sequence ATGAAGCGTCCCACCAGCCTGCTGGCCATGATCGCCGCCGTGGTATTCACCGGACCGGCCGCCGTGGCCGGCACCGACATCGTCAAGTGCGTGGCCGCGGATGGCCACGTCACCCTCACCGACCAGCCCTGCCCGGCCGGCGACGCCGCCGTGACGCTGAGCCGCGACACCCAGGCCTCCGCCGGCGCGCAAACGCAGGAACAGCAAACCGCGCAGCAAACCGGGCAACCAGGCGCGCCGCCGGATACGGCGCGCGCCCAGCCGCCGGCGCAGCGCTACGTGCTGCCTGCCGCCGAGCTGCGCCACGCCGCCTGGCAGCGTCCGGCCGCTGCGCAACCGGCGCCGCTGGCCGGCGACATCGCCACCCTGAAGGCGGCGCGCCGCACCCTGATGCTGCAGGAAAGCACCCGCACCAGCCTGGCCGGCCTGAACTGA